One part of the Falco peregrinus isolate bFalPer1 chromosome 14, bFalPer1.pri, whole genome shotgun sequence genome encodes these proteins:
- the IL17C gene encoding interleukin-17C: MHEYPMCAHACAGACVGAALLLGRGVGVPRVGVKAHPKDPLESLGPAAPQESRGWVPRRVLCGVRVPPLTRALAQGWLGALVLLGALVLCCGLRRPGGPPHHPQVHCYSAGELRDGEAPAHLLGRSLRWDHYVPVQLVPQLERLQETPGHRRRRRRRHRERACPALQLRTGLHSEPNERSISPWRYRIDEDENRYPRKLAFAECLCSGCVDVKTGRETTSLNSVAIHQTMMVLRRKPCPRPTGLGLVTFEVDYIRVPVGCTCVLPRTGR, encoded by the exons ATGCACGAGTACCCCATGTGTGCGCATGCGTGTGCTGGTGCATGTGTGGGTGCAGCCCTGCTTTTGGGGAGGGGTGTGGGGGTCCCGAGGGTGGGGGTAAAAGCTCACCCCAAGGACCCCTTGGAGTCCTTGGGTCCAGCTGCCCCCCAGGAGAGCCGGGGCTGGGTGCCGAGGAGGGTGCTGTGCGGGGTGCGGGTGCCCCCTCTGACCCGGGCTCTCGCGCAGGGCTGGCTCGgtgccctggtgctgctgggtgccctggtgctgtgctgtggcctGCGCCGGCCCGGCGGCCCCCCGCACCATCCCCAGGTGCACTGCTACAGCGCGGGTGAGCTGCGGGACGGCGAAGCCCCCGCACACCTCCTGGGCCGCAGCCTGCGCTGGGACCACTACGTGCCCGTGCAGCTGGTGCCGCAGCTGGAGCGCTTGCAGGAGACCCCcggccaccgccgccgccgccgccgccgccaccgtGAGCGTGCCTGCCCCGCGCTGCAGCTCCGCACCGGCCTCCACAGTGAGCCCAATGAGCGCTCCATCTCCCCATGGCGATACCG CATCGACGAGGACGAGAACCGCTACCCGCGCAAGCTGGCCTTCGCCGAGTGCCTCTGCAGTGGTTGCGTGGATGTCAAGACAGGTCGGGAGACGACGTCACTCAACTCGGTGGCCATCCACCAGACCATGATGGTCCTGCGGCGCAAGCCCTGCCCACGTCCCACCGGCCTTGGCCTCGTCACCTTCGAGGTAGACTACATCAGGGTGCCGGTGGGCTGCACCTGCGTCCTGCCCCGCACCGGGCGCTGA